One genomic window of Arachis hypogaea cultivar Tifrunner chromosome 8, arahy.Tifrunner.gnm2.J5K5, whole genome shotgun sequence includes the following:
- the LOC112707701 gene encoding transcription initiation factor TFIID subunit 8-like — MRFVNCGDEVPFAQPIPNFPVIRQRKVIPSFLQMGEAPPSKHIPPWLPALPDPHTYIHTPMWDERTCDPREDKVEQARQRRKAERSLLSLQKRLLLCSGSVETRNTTSNVVVPSGGGASLRQGEGEGGDKNPYLKAPVDNKDVSPVLLPGKLSDDVDMIANHVSVLEAFAPAIEMMRSSGVLCEDDGMQGRTVLPAVRPTVYFKFRAGKKLIHESLDMRNQKKDASRTAALAGREDERDDKKRRAELILKQSMENPQELTLF; from the coding sequence ATGAGGTTTGTGAATTGCGGTGATGAGGTTCCTTTTGCTCAGCCAATACCGAATTTTCCAGTGATTCGGCAGCGGAAAGTTATCCCTAGTTTCTTGCAAATGGGGGAGGCACCACCTTCTAAGCATATACCGCCTTGGTTGCCGGCATTGCCGGACCCTCACACTTATATTCACACGCCTATGTGGGATGAGAGGACTTGTGATCCCCGGGAAGACAAGGTTGAACAGGCCAGGCAACGTAGAAAGGCTGAGAGGTCGTTGTTAAGCTTGCAGAAGAGGTTGTTGTTGTGTAGTGGTTCAGTAGAAACACGCAATACGACTTCTAATGTGGTTGTGCCGAGTGGGGGTGGTGCTTCACTTAGACAAGGAGAAGGTGAAGGGGGTGATAAGAACCCTTACCTTAAGGCTCCTGTGGATAATAAAGATGTTTCTCCAGTTCTCTTGCCGGGGAAGCTTTCTGATGATGTTGATATGATTGCGAATCATGTTTCTGTGTTGGAGGCATTTGCTCCTGCAATTGAGATGATGAGGAGTAGTGGTGTTTTGTGTGAAGATGACGGGATGCAAGGGAGAACAGTTCTTCCAGCTGTGAGACCTACTGTTTATTTCAAGTTCAGGGCTGGAAAAAAGCTTATCCACGAGTCCTTGGATATGAGGAATCAGAAGAAGGATGCTTCACGAACAGCGGCCTTGGCTGGTAGAGAAGATGAGAGGGATGATAAGAAGAGGAGAGCTGAGCTTATTCTCAAACAATCTATGGAAAACCCACAAGAACTCACTCTGTTCTAG